From Anomalospiza imberbis isolate Cuckoo-Finch-1a 21T00152 chromosome 14, ASM3175350v1, whole genome shotgun sequence, a single genomic window includes:
- the GLOD5 gene encoding glyoxalase domain-containing protein 5: protein MPFPSPESMAWKEEGTSPPSCFIQRLDHLVLTVKSIEDTVAFYSKVLGMEVVTFKGNRKALRFGQQKFNLHEAGQEFEPKARRPMPGSADFCLITAVPLEQLLEHLQACGVAIEEGPVDRTGAMGPITSIYFRDPDENLVEVSRYCTDGAAGTEGEP from the exons ATGCCATTTCCCAGCCCTGAGAGCATGGCTTGGAAGGAAGAGGGCACAAGCCCACCCTCGTGTTTCATCCAGCGCCTGGACCACCTTGTGCTGACTGTGAAGAGCATTGAGGACACTGTGGCCTTTTATTCCAAAGTCCTGGGCATGGAGGTGGTGACCTTCAAG GGGAATCGCAAAGCTTTGCGTTTTGGCCAGCAGAAGTTCAACCTGCacgaggctgggcaggagttTGAGCCCAAGGCTCGGCGCCCCATGCCCGGCTCTGCGGATTTTTGCCTGATCACAGCGGTGCccttggagcagctgctggagcatcTGCAG GCCTGTGGGGTGGCCATTGAAGAAGGTCCCGTGGACAGAACTGGTGCCATGGGTCCAATAACCTCCATCTACTTCCGAGACCCTGACGAGAACCTGGTTGAGGTTTCCAGGTACTGCACGGATGGGGCTGCAGGCACTGAAGGGGAGCCCTGA
- the LOC137482784 gene encoding exocyst complex component 1-like, which yields MQQPQEHRQEAELQEGLSAFQEVTPEEAAAVLALVEEHEPLLSHSVAFAEHLGQELQGLEEANLRAIISSEQQAAQLMSSLDEALAEVARLEETLQVCDELLGGVRQQMDHIHRENSLLHRFASNRTRLMDEILFLTSQLQLSGEHCATLSRADLSSPAAVGACTAAAQALSSCMDLPIHPSYRKLQAVAEQMILFETLKQNFESAFIHHITNIFELQGNSQAPALGHPVAVPNHGPHHEELLPYSPLMAWLRNTNPAVFWDLPKVYSQNLGRLYEREIKALFEQAKISLSGRRKGSLQETWEKPTGTRQPWWSLPRSRKSQKDTLARGNICRVLEQVLNELQPLCTLEQQFLQEFFWLGCDSVELQVLEGSATKGGEPMAPPEDPPYTKTRSQPEEATTQLLSEIFSCLEPELRAFLDVCNKVHPLGCLQVLVTLSDSVFGTWGPSSAPPLSFLDALLGNVLLLAKSNFNKCIGTLCKEIEEARPPSRMRGGILPCVSHFQEFLAFSEEVLRTSQHRGELDKAQLRLASSVFRSINSLSSANLKVNTDMVIMENFHHIHNFLCQRNIPCLEGKKREAKQRSREHMEKYITTYVGQPLKKLKHFFEGVKARLAQGVKEEEVSFQLAYSKQELRKVIKKYPGKEVKIALETLYRTIHKHLSPEENLLPVVWQAMEQGFIRQYQEFEDLIQRCYAGAGIALDFTMEDLLSYFNSITTSNM from the exons gcCAACCTCCGGGCCATCATCTCCTCGGAGCAGCAGGCGGCCCAGCTGATGAGCTCCCTTGACGAGGCCCTGGCCGAggtggccaggctggaggagacTCTGCAGGTCTGTGATGAGCTGCTGGGGGGTGTGAGGCAGCAGATGGATCACATCCACCGGGAGAACTCCCTGCTGCACCGCTTCGCTTCCAACAGGACGAGGCTGATGGATGAGATCCTGTTCCTCACG agccagctgcagctgagcGGGGAGCACTGTGCCACCCTGAGCCGGGCGGATCTGTCCAGCCCCGCAGCCGTCGGAGCCTGCACggctgcagcacaggctctGTCCTCCTGCATGGACCTTCCCATCCATCCCA GTTACCGGAAGCTGCAGGCAGTGGCTGAGCAGATGATCCTGTTTGAAACACTCAAGCAGAACTTTGAGAGTGCCTTCATCCACCACATCACCAACATCTTCGAGCTGCAG GGCAATTCCCAGGCCCCTGCTCTTGGTCACCCCGTGGCTGTCCCAAACCATGGACCCCACCacgaggagctgctgccctACTCCCCCCTGATGGCCTGGCTGAGGAACACCAACCCTGCTGTGTTCTGGGACCTCCCCAAG GTCTATTCCCAGAACCTTGGCAGACTCTACGAGCGGGAAATCAAAGCTCTTTTTGAACAGGCCAAGATCTCCCtgtcaggaagaagaaaaggaa GTCTGCAGGAAACTTGGGAGAAGCCAACAGGGACCAGGCAGCCCTGGTGgagcctccccaggagcaggaaaagccaGAAGGACACCCTGGCCAGGGGGAACATCTGCAGG GTGTTGGAGCAGGTGCTGAACGAGCTGCAGCCCCTTTGCACCTTGGAGCAGCAATTCCTGCAGGAATTCTTCTGGCTCGGCTGCGACTctgtggagctgcaggtgctggag GGATCTGCCACTAAGGGAGGAGAGCCCATGGCACCTCCAGAGGACCCTCCTTACACCAAGACCCGGAGCCA gcCAGAAGAAGCCACCACCCAACTGCTGAGTGAGATCTTCAGCTGCCTGGAGCCGGAGCTGAGGGCATTTCTGGATGTCTGCAACAAGGTTCACCCACTGGGCTGCCTGCAGGTCCTGGTGACCTTGAGTGACTCCGTGTTTGGGACCTGGGGCCCTTCCTCAGCTCCCCCCTTGTCCTTTCTCGACGCCCTCCTGGGGAatgtgctgctcctggccaAAAGCAACTTCAACAAATGCATT GGGACCTTGTGCAAGGAGATTGAGGAGGCCAGGCCTCCCAGCAGGATGAGAGGGGGGATCCTGCCCTGCGTCAGCCACTTCCAGGAGTTCCTGGCCTTCTCTGAGGAGGTGCTCCGGACATCCCAGCACCGGGGCGAGCTGGACAAGGCCCAGCTCAGGCTGGCCAGCAGCGTCTTCAGAAGCA TCAACAGCCTCTCCTCAGCAAACCTGAAGGTGAACACGGATATGGTGATAATGGAAAATTTCCACCACATCCACAACTTCCTGTGCCAAAGGAACATCCCCTGCCTGGAGGGCAAGAAGAGAGAAGCCAAGCAAAGGTCCAGGGAACACATGGAGAAATACATCACCACGTACGTGGGCCAGCCCCTCAAGAAGCTCAAG catTTCTTTGAGGGGGTCAAAGCCCGCCTGGCTCAGGGGGTGAAGGAAGAGGAAGTCAGCTTCCAGCTGGCCTACAGCAAGCAGGAACTCCGGAAGGTCATCAAAAAATATCCTGGCAAGGAAGTCAAAATAGCCCTGGAGACCCTCTACAGGACAATCCACAAACATCTGTCCCCAGAGGAAAATCTTCTGCCG GTGGTGTGGCAGGCCATGGAGCAGGGATTCATCCGGCAGTACCAAGAGTTCGAGGATCTCATCCAACGCTGCTATGCAGGAGCAGGAATTGCCCTGGACTTCACCATGGAGGACTTGCTGAGCTACTTCAACTCCATCACCACATCCAACATGTAG
- the LOC137482783 gene encoding cis-aconitate decarboxylase-like — translation MAFPAVFTGASDWARVAARRAPEDTVTSSFASFIRAARPEHLSQTVRQRSKRMILDSIGVGLVGSTTRVFDIALRYCRELYSSVAVSSVYGKPGVKLSPTLAAFTNGVATHSMDFDDTWHPATHPSGAVLPALLAASQMLPPNTKPNGLDFLLAFNVGLEVQGRLMHFSTEAHDIPKRFHPPSVVGTLGSAAATAKLLSLSSAQCCHALGIAASLAGAPMANAATQAKPLHVGNATRLGLEAALLAGRGMEANPLILDDIPGCSGFSAFYSVYQPKPLSAPGEHHEFLLEKQDIAFKRFPAHLGMHWVVDAALSVRNLFINYAGSFSPSLIRTIMLKIPVSKYINRPFPSSEHQARHSFQFNACAALLDGEVGLASFSESSIHRQELRELLDKVVVEHPEDNVANFDKMYGEVALLLHSGDILTGKCDTFYGHWRKPLSKESLLKKFRSNASHVLPEEKIEAIITLVDNLENLSDSSQLACSL, via the exons ATGGCATTCCCAGCTGTGTTTACAGGAGCCTCAGACTGGGCTCGAG TGGCTGCCCGGAGAGCTCCCGAGGACACGGTGACCAGCAGCTTCGCCTCGTTCATCCGCGCGGCGCGGCCCGAGCACCTGTCCCAGACCGTGCGGCAGCGGAGCAAGAGGATGATCCTGGACAGCATCGGCGTGGGGCTCGTGGGCAGCACCACGCGCGTCTTCGACATCGCCCTGCGCTACTGCCGG GAGCTGTACTCCTCCGTGGCCGTGAGCTCAGTCTATGGAAAACCAGGAGTGAAGCTCTCCCCGACGCTGGCTGCCTTCACCAACGGCGTGGCG ACTCATTCCATGGATTTTGATGACACCTGGCACCCTGCCACTCACCCTTCTGGGGCtgtcctgccagctctcctggcagcTTCCCAGATGCTCCCTCCCAACACCAAACCCAACGGCCTGGATTTCCTGCTGGCTTTCAACGTGGGCCTGGAAGTGCAAGGGAGGCTCATGCACTTCTCCACTGAAGCTCACGATATTCCCAAAAG GTTCCACCCTCCCTCGGTGGTGGGCACCCTGGGCAGTGCCGCAGCCACGGCCAAGCTGCTGTCCCTCAGCTCAGCCCAGTGCTGCCATGCCCTGGGCATCGCCGCGTCCCTGGCCGGGGCACCCATGGCCAACGCTGCCACCCAGGCCAAGCCGCTGCACGTGGGGAATGCCACCCGCCTGGGCCTGGAGGCCGCTCTGCTGGCAGGCCGAGGGATGGAGGCCAACCCCTTGATCCTGGATGACATCCCTGGCTGCTCGGGGTTCAGTGCCTTCTACAGCGTCTACCAGCCCAAACCGCTGTCTGCACCTGGCGAGCACCATGAGTTCCTCCTGGAAAAGCAGGACATTGCCTTCAAGCGATTCCCAGCCCACCTGGGCATGCACTGGGTGGTGGATGCTGCCTTGTCCGTGCGGAACCTCTTCATCAACTACGCGGGGtccttctccccctctctgATCCGCACCATTATGCTGAAGATCCCGGTGTCCAAGTACATCAACCGGCCTTTCCCCAGCTCGGAGCACCAGGCGAGGCACTCCTTCCAGTTCAAcgcctgtgctgccctgctggatggTGAGGTGGGCCTGGCCTCCTTCTCTGAGAGCAGCATCCACCGGCAGGagctcagggagctgctggacaaggtggtGGTGGAGCACCCTGAAGACAACGTGGCCAACTTTGACAAGATGTACGGAGAGGtggccctgctcctgcacagtGGGGACATCCTGACGGGCAAATGTGACACTTTCTATGGGCACTGGAGGAAGCCCCTGAGCAAAGAGTCGCTCCTGAAGAAGTTTCGATCCAACGCCTCCCACGtgcttccagaagaaaaaatagaagcCATCATCACTCTGGTGGACAACCTGGAGAACCTGTCAGACAGCTCCCAGCTGGCCTGCAGCCTGTGA